A DNA window from Anas acuta chromosome 4, bAnaAcu1.1, whole genome shotgun sequence contains the following coding sequences:
- the MFHAS1 gene encoding malignant fibrous histiocytoma-amplified sequence 1, which yields MAQTEPPKAARLWREAALRARKLRDEPELEPEPEPNAEDSGPPGGPPQPPSIAPAARRAALGELEALNLSGRGLQELPEEVGAALSGLRVLSLRRNRLSRLPLAALRHLGRLAELDLSHNRLRGLGDGGALGGLRGLRKLSLSHNELGAEGAGALGELGRLEELDLSFNRLRRLPEGLGRLRHLRALDVDHNQLAAFPAVLLELAALEELDCSGNRHLGVLPEGIAALRRLKILWLSGTGLAALPEGLCQLGALESLMLDGNQLRALPAGFGSLQRLKMLNLSSNLLAEFPAAVLALPGLEELYLSRNQLTMLPPRLCQLRQLRTLWLDNNRIRYLPDSIVLLHSLEELVLQGNQIAILPEGFGQLSRVTLWKIKDNPLIQPPYEVCMKGIPYIAAYQQELAHSQPALKPRLKLVLMGPKDAGKTLLRRCLMEEDGQKEDLGSLDAGSTQPRGCPGQQQDAGRAPAACCPFPEDASQQDLPSHVPSHRGKGEAPCPAPPPDASQVPSGPGLSGSKGIEVMDWTADAERGLTFIVYELAGDPSYDVIQSFFLSPGALYVLVVNLSAYVPQHFYPSVGYFLHWLGSKVPHAVVCMVGTHADLCAERELEEKCLDIHHQIAQQEKRDAEGLQSLVQQVDEALGQDFDLRCSSPHAAFYGVSDKNLRRKKAQFQYLLNHRPQILSPVLPFSCRDRCQVRRLRDKLLSVAEHRDIFPNLHRVLPKSWQVLEELHFQPRAQQLWLSWWDSARLGLQAGLTEDRLQSALSYLHESGKLLYFEEHLTLREYVFHNLPRLIDILNVFCQQDATVLLQKLLSDSHIDELRAAQLHHYVEGFLLHGLLPAHVIRLLLKPHVQSREDLQLILELLEKMGLCYCVNKPKCKPLNGAAAWYKFPCYVKNEVPHAEAWIHGANLSGQSFVVEQLQIEYSFPFIFPPGLFARYSVQINSHVVQRSDGKYQIYAYRGKVPVVVSYRPARGALQPDTLSIASHASLPNIWTAWQAITPLVEELNVLLQEWPGLYYTVHVLCSKCLKRGSPNPHTFPGELLSQPRPEGLTEIICPKNGSERVNVALVYPPTPTVISPCSK from the exons ATGGCGCAGACGGAGCCCCCGAAGGCGGCGCGGCTGTGGCGTGAGGCCGCCCTGCGCGCACGGAAGCTGCGGGACGAGCCCGAGctggagccggagccggagcccaACGCCGAGGACTCGGGCCCGCCTGGgggccccccgcagccccccagcatcGCTCCCGCAGCCCGGCGGGCGGCGCTGGGCGAGCTGGAGGCGCTGAACCTGAGCGggcgggggctgcaggagctgcccgaGGAGGTGGGCGCCGCCCTGAGCGGGCTGCGGGTGCTGAGCCTGCGGCGCAACCGGCTGAGCCGCCTGCCCCTCGCCGCCCTGCGCCACCTGGGCCGCCTGGCAGAGCTCGACCTGAGCCACAACCGCCTGCGGGGCCTGGGCGACGgcggggcgctgggggggctgcggggcctgCGCAAGCTGAGCCTGAGCCACAACGAGCTGGGGGCCGAGGGAGCCGGAGCCCTGGGCGAGCTGGGCCGCCTGGAGGAGCTGGACCTCAGCTTCAACCGCCTGCGGCGCCTGCCCGAGGGGTTGGGGCGCCTGCGGCACCTCCGCGCCCTGGATGTGGACCACAACCAGCTGGCCGCCTTCCCCgccgtgctgctggagctggccgCCTTGGAGGAGCTGGACTGCTCCGGGAACCGGCATCTCGGGGTCCTGCCCGAAGGCATCGCCGCCCTGCGCCGCCTCAAGATCCTCTGGCTGAGCGGCACGGGGCTGGCGGCGCTGCCCGAGGGTCTGTGCCAGCTGGGCGCCCTGGAGAGCCTGATGCTGGACGGCAACCAGCTGCGGGCGCTGCCCGCTGGTTTTGGCAGCCTGCAGCGGCTCAAGATGCTGAACCTCTCCTCCAACCTGCTGGCCGAGTTCCCCGCCGCCGTCCTGGCGCTgccggggctggaggagctgtaCCTGAGCCGCAACCAGCTGACCATGCTGCCCCCTCGCCTCTGCCAGCTCCGCCAGCTGCGCACCCTCTGGCTGGACAACAACCGCATCCGCTACCTGCCCGACTCCATCGTGCTCCTGCAcagcctggaggagctggtCCTGCAAGGCAACCAGATCGCCATCCTGCCCGAGGGCTTCGGGCAGCTCTCCCGCGTCACCCTGTGGAAAATCAAAGACAACCCCCTCATCCAGCCTCCCTACGAGGTCTGCATGAAGGGCATCCCCTACATCGCAGCCtaccagcaggagctggcccaCTCCCAGCCCGCCCTCAAGCCCCGCCTCAAGCTGGTCCTCATGGGCCCGAAGGACGCGGGCAAGACCCTGCTGAGGCGATGCCTGATGGAGGAGGACGGGCAGAAGGAGGACTTGGGGAGCCTGGATGcgggcagcacccagcccaggggttgccctgggcagcagcaggacgcTGGGAGAGCGCCGGCTGCGTGCTGCCCCTTCCCGGAGGACGCGTCCCAGCAGGACCTTCCTTCTCATGTGCCCTCCCACCgagggaaaggagaagcacCGTGCCCTGCACCACCGCCAGATGCCTCCCAGGTGCCATCGGGACCGGGGCTGTCAGGCAGCAAGGGCATCGAGGTGATGGACTGGACAGCGGACGCGGAGCGGGGCCTGACGTTCATCGTGTACGAGCTGGCAGGGGACCCGAGCTACGACGTGATCCagtctttcttcctctcccctggAGCCTTGTACGTGCTGGTGGTGAATTTGAGTGCCTACGTCCCCCAGCACTTCTACCCCTCGGTGGGCTATTTCTTGCACTGGCTGGGTTCCAAGGTGCCCCACGCTGTGGTGTGTATGGTGGGAACCCACGCCGACCTCTGTGCCGAgcgggagctggaggagaagtgCCTGGACATCCACCACCAGATCGCTCAGCAGGAGAAGAGGGATGCCGAGGGCCTGCAGAGCCTGGTCCAGCAGGTGGATGAAGCTCTGGGACAGGACTTTGACCTGCGCTGCTCCAGTCCTCACGCTGCCTTTTACGGGGTCTCGGACAAGAACTTGAGGCGAAAAAAAGCTCAGTTCCAGTACCTTCTCAACCACCGCCCGCAGATCCTCTCCCCGGTGCTGCCGTTCAGCTGCCGGGACCGCTGCCAGGTGCGTCGCCTGCGGGACAAGCTCCTCTCGGTGGCCGAGCACCGCGATATCTTCCCCAACCTGCACCGGGTCCTGCCCAAATCCTggcaggtgctggaggagctgcactTCCAGCCGcgagcccagcagctctggcttAGCTGGTGGGACTCTGCCCGGCTGGGCTTGCAGGCGGGCCTGACGGAGGATCGGCTGCAGAGCGCCCTGTCCTACCTGCACGAGAGCGGGAAGCTGCTCTACTTCGAGGAGCACCTCACGCTGCGGGAGTACGTGTTCCACAACCTGCCGCGGCTTATCGACATCCTCAACGTCTTCTGCCAGCAGGACGCCACCGTGCTGCTCCAGAAGCTGCTCAGCGACAGCCACATCGACGAGCTGCGGGCCGCCCAGCTCCATCACTACGTGGAGGGCTTCTTGCTGCACGGCCTCCTCCCCGCTCACGTTATCCGCCTCCTCCTCAAGCCCCACGTGCAGAGCCGGGAGGACCTGCAGCTcatcctggagctgctggagaagatGGGGCTGTGTTACTGCGTCAACAAGCCCAAATGCAAGCCCTTAAACGGCGCCGCTGCTTGGTACAAGTTCCCCTGCTACGTGAAAAACGAGGTGCCCCACGCGGAGGCCTGGATCCACGGCGCCAACCTGAGCGGGCAGTCGTTCGtggtggagcagctgcagaTCGAGTACAGCTTCCCCTTCATTTTTCCCCCCGGCTTGTTCGCGCGCTACAGCGTCCAGATCAACAGCCACGTGGTGCAGCGCTCGGACGGCAAGTACCAGATCTACGCCTACCGGGGAAAGGTGCCGGTGGTGGTGAGCTACCGGCCAGCCAGGGGGGCTCTCCAGCCGGACACGCTATCGATCGCTAGCCACGCGTCCCTCCCGAATATCTGGACGGCCTGGCAAGCCATCACCCCCTTGGTGGAAGAACTGAATGTCCTGCTCCAGGAGTGGCCGGGCCTGTACTACACTGTGCACGTCCTCTGTTCAAAGTGCCTTAAAAGAGGGTCGCCGAACCCGCACACTTTTCCAG gagagctgctgagtCAGCCAAGACCAGAGGGACTGACGGAGATCATCTGTCCCAAGAACGGCAGCGAGCGAGTTAATGTTGCCTTGGTTTACCCCCCCACT